A segment of the Bos taurus isolate L1 Dominette 01449 registration number 42190680 breed Hereford chromosome 19, ARS-UCD2.0, whole genome shotgun sequence genome:
TGCTGGAGAAAACTAGTATTATAAAGAGTTTAGCGCTGTAGCTCTGGCTCTAACAGCAACTAGCCACTGATGATGATATGATTTCatgaaatgaggataataacaaatgttagcagtagctaacatttattgagaacttaatgatttgccaagcactgtgctaaggcttgccgtctatggggtcgcacagaatcagacacgactgaagcaacttagcagcagcagcagcagcaacaattagcatggcaccccactccagtactcttgtctggaaaatcccatggatggaggagcctgattggctgcgtgcagtccatggggttgctaagggtcagacatgactgagcgacttcactttcacttttcattttcatgcattggagaaggaaatggcaacactccagtgttcttgcctggagaatcccagggacgggggggcctggtgggctgccgtctatggggtcgcacagagtcagacacgactgaagtgacttagcagcagcaacaattagcagagaaggcaatggcacctcactccagtactcttgcctggaaaatcccagggacggaggagcctggtaggctgcagtccatagggtcactaagagtcggacaggactgatcgacttcactttcactttcatgcattggagaaggaaatggcaacccactccagtgttcttgcctagagaatcccagggacgggggagcctggtgggctgtcgtctatggggctgcacagagtcggacatgactgaagtgacttagcagcagcagcaactattagGGGTATTATTACTCCCATCATATGGTTCAGGCAACTAAGACTCAGAAATTGAGTTAACTTGCCCCAAGAACACAGTAGCAACTAGCAACGGTGGATTCAAACACAGGCAGTCTGACTCAGAGTTTTTAACTACACACTATAGTTCTTTTTCAAGGTGCTTAATGACCCAGGACCACAAATTCCTCTAGGAGCAGTCTGGATGATCTTCAAAATCCTTCCTGGCTTTAAAATTCAATGCTTCTCTCTTTTagcaataaaatgaatttatgaCTTGGAGGAATAAAATGCAATGGTGCTGTAACACTGCTCGGGTGGGATGAAACATCTGTGTCTGCCGCACCCAGAGCCAGTCAGGGGAGGGAAGGCACTGATTTTCTGAGATAATGATGCCCTGTGAAACCGCCAGACTGGCCGCAGTCTCAACGAGAAACGACAGCTTAAAGGCAGCATCTTAAAGGATGCACCAACTCGCAAAAGTCTGCAGGTTCTCAACTATCAGCTCTCAAAccttcatttgtctttttttttttttaaaaaagggaaactcAAATGCAAGTTGTAAGGATACGGGTATAAgatgttgggggagggggtgggttaTGGCACACTGATGCCTGGCTTTCCTCCGAGCTTGGCACCTGCTCATGCAAAACCCACTCCATCCAGGTAGTCTGTGTTTTACAGCTTCCCTACGACCTCGCAGCCCTGGCTCAGAAGTTCTGTAACTGTGCAGGCTTTTGCCCTACACACACCTGCTGATACCGTCATAGGCTGCTGCCCGGTGCATAGACACAGAGATGCTCAATGGCTGCCTCCCCTGACTGTATCTCTGATtcatcttcctcctctccctgctcAGCGCAGGAGTTCCCTGCCCGCCCACCTTGCCACTCGTGACAGCCAATGGTGAGGCTCTCCCagcagcctcctcctcctctcgcTCGCTCTAGCTCAGGCTCTCTCTCTCAGCTCCTGGTACAGCCTGAAACCGAAACTAATCTCAGACCTGAACAAAGTGAAATCATTTCCTAAGCCTGATCACCCTACATGACCGCAGAGGATCTTCTCATCAGAGCTCCAGATTTAGAGCGCtggttgcgggggtggggggggtggggggtgggggggtgagggtgggggtgggggggtgagggtggggggtgggggggtgagggggtggggggtggggagggataaagaGTTGTGCAGGTGCTTCCTAGAACTCAATGCTTCCTTAATGAATAGGTAAGAAGAAGCAAGAGACCCGCCATAGggttttctgctgctgcttttcTTTAATTTGCACAAGTCCATTGAAATTCACCCCAGGAAGTAAACTTCACCACTCAGTATTCTAAATTCATTGTCCAGCACTGGCTCCTGTTTGGCTCCTCCTTAATCAGATTCTCTTCTGAGAGCAAGGCTTGTTCCTTTGGTGATCTCTGTAGCCATCTTGCTGAATGCAGCCTAGATAACTAGACCACATGCTTTTCCTAAATTTGAAAAATGCAGCCTTTTTACTTTCAGGCTGGGAACAACAAactacaacaaacaaaaaaaggcaagTCATCATCAATGAACATAATGTCCGCCCTTGATACGGTTTCAAAAGAATTATGCACCCTGGGAAAAATCCCAAACTGTTTTGTTCGTCATGCTTGCCCCCAGCACACCTTCGGGTGCCTCTCTCTGTCGCTAGGGGAACGGTGTAATGATTCAGTTGCTGGCTTAAGCAACACAGAATTGAAAAGGTAAACGCACTGGCCAACAAGTGTTTGGTAAAAGAGGAATAACTTTTGGATTGTGTGCTATTTACTCTTCATTCAACCAAGTTTACTGAAGGCCCTAGAGGTATGCCCAAGCCTCTTCTAGGTGCTGGGCCAGGAGGGTGaacagtcacttagtcatgtccaactctgcaagtCCAcaatctgtagcccaccaggctcctctgtccatggaattctccaggcaggaatgctggagtgaatAAGATGACTACCAGCTCCCACTGGgccattttcagaacattttttgAGTAGGAGCTGAAGCTTTTCTCTAGCGCCAACAGCCAGACAGTCAACTGCTTGCGGGTTCCTGCAGCCCTCTTCACAAGGCATGGACTCCATCCGGTAGGGCTGTGGGGTGTCCCCAGAATGCACCCCCCTTCTGACAGGGATCAACGCAGGGCAGCACCCAGCTGTGGGCAGATGTGGTTTGTGTCTTGGCTTATTAATGAATGACCCACTTAAGGAGACAGACATTCTTCAGTCACTTTAACAGGAAAATGAGGGGTTAGGCCAGATCTGAGCGACATTCTAGCTCAAAAATTCCAGCTTGTTTTCCCCTCCCTGTGCTGAGCTGACACAGATCTCGAGGGGCCTCTACTTCATCTTCCTGTCTCCAGATGAAACCTCTTAAACCACAAAGACAAATGGAACTTGCTCCCATTTCTAAAGACCTTCGGGGATGGCCATTCCCCTCTGCTCCTGTGAGTCACTTGTCCTCACATCCTATCTGGAATGTTGTCCTCAGATCTTACTTAagtccttcctctgcagtttacATTCACTCGCCGCTGGTCCTGCTTCTAAGTATGGAGAGACAAGAGTGAATCACTGTGTTCTGAGCGATAACGCTGACaagatttttagtttttcttcggcATGTTCACTCAGGCAATAGAGGAGGTGACTATTAAAAACCACAAAGGTCCCAAGGGAGCCAACTAATGCAAGGGTGCTGCAGGATCCATCCAGAAAATTCGAATCTACTGAGGAGTTCACAGAGTGGGAGAGCGATATATACTCTGACCAGATCAAAAGGCTGGGGGCAACAGCCCCTTTAACCTCCACTCAGCTCAAGCGCCCCCTCCcgcaggaagccctccctgcccagctcctcctCTGGCTGCCAAAGCATCTGCCTCTTCAGCACTCATTTCAGTGCAGTGTTCGCCATGGCAACTGAAGTTCTAGGCTGACATATTTGTTCCCCCCACCTAGACTGTAGGCATCTCTAAGTCAGGGTCATGTCTTAGTAACCTTTGTACTCAGGCTCAGGCTCCAGGAGGGTGTCTGGCACTCAGCCAGTGGTTCTCAGTAAACAGTGCTAGGCTGAATGCTCAGCACATCCCAACGATGCTTGAATGTTGCACTGTCAGCCCTTCACTCGGAGCACGTCACCCCTCCAATCCCAccacccccccatccccacctctcaGCCCTCAGCTCAGTAGGGGTCTCTCTCAGACTTTCTCTAAAGATGTAAGCTCTGTAACCAAGCctcttgggttcaaatcctggctctgccactctcCAACCATGCAATCTTGGACATGGTATTTAAACTCCTTATGTCTCCGTTTCTTCACTGAAATATAGATTTAACCTTTCATACgatcttgtgaggattaaatgaactgATTCATGAGAAGCACTTGGAAAAGGGTCTGACCCATAGTGAGTGTTCAGTGAGGCTGGAATTATGTCCCAAACCTATGGCTTCATAGAAACCCCAACCTGCTTCTACTCTGGAGTGTCATTGAGCCTACCCACCCCCACACTAGACCCCATTCCTCCAGAATCAATGTTAACAGTAATCTAAAAAGCCAGTCAACCCTCTTTACTGATTATGATCCTCCCCCTGCACCACCCCACCTTCACCAGTTTAGAAGGgaaattttccaaagaaaagggAGGAGAGTTAGTTCCACAGCAGGGTTACAAATGCTGAGTCATTCTGCCCCCAATGATACTTCTCTGTCATCACCCTTGACACTTCAGGCTCATCTCCCCATTGTGTGTTTCCCTCTGCTCAAAATGTAAGCCTCACCCCACTCCATCCCACATCTCCAAAAGCCAGCCTCAGCCTCTACAGTTTTTACCAAAGATCTCCCTTAATGATAAGATGCCTCGGAACGTTAGCACCCAAgtgcaaaaataagaaaaagaacgATAATAATAGTTTCCACTCTAAAAGAAGACTTGCTCTTTGTCTGGCATATtatctcctttcatttttttctaaagctGAGAAACTGAAGCACCTACAGTCATAGAGTAAGATGGAGAGCTGGGAGTGCAACGGGGAAAATGTATGTAACTTTAGATCCTACACGGTAAACCACAAAGCCATTCTAGAAATGGACACGGAGTGGCCAGATTGTCTCCTGGGGGTGGAAGTTAGAGAGATTTGGAGCCTTTTTATCCCACCAGTCATTCCCCAGTGCATTTCACAATTTATGAAAAGGGAGTTTTTGTGGACAGGCATTGTTACTGTATCTGTCACTTATGACCTGTTTTAAAGATAAGAGCAATAGCTGGATTATTCAGAATCTATTACACTGTTCAGACACATCAGAGAGGCCTACTGGGAGGCTGAAAGCAGAGGCCATCAGAGAACTGAGTGAGCCAGCACAACCAGCATCCTCGCCAACCTATGGCGGCCGCGGTGGCAGCAGGCAGACAAGTCCTGGAACCTCTCGTCACCACCATAGGACCCTTACAGCCCACCTACAAAATAACTGTCAAGCCCCAAGTTAGGGACCGCCCGCTGGACCAGAGCACCCCCAGGTCCTTTACAGTTCTCACTTCCTGAAAGCGTAAAAGCCAAAAAAACCAGAGGCTTCACCTCCTTCCAGGGCACCTTGCAGAGTCAAAGCAGATTCTTGCTCCCAAGGCTCGAGAACACTCCGGCCTATCCTGCTCATTGTCAGGATCAGGGGAAATCTATCAAGGCAAAGTACAGATAGGAAACCCTGAAGGAAGAAACAAGTCTAAGTGCTACTATCTGCTCAACACTGTGTCTGTTAGTCAAAGAAAAATCTCCATGAACTACCATTGTCTGGGTCCACTGGGACCTAAGAAGGGCTTCTCAATACCAAGCAGAGAAGCCACAGATGGCAGACCCTGCTAAAGGCTCTTCCAGATCCCCAACAAGGGCGATGCCACCAAGCCTTGGGCAGCAGCCCAGGGCCCAGTGAGCTTTGGTTAAGAAACAAAAGGCAGGCCTGGTCTCCTTGAGGACACACTGGGGATGGTGACAGCCATTCCTTTTGGCTTGCCCCCTCTTCCCTCGTCCATAAGGATCTAAGGAAcccgacatgagtttgagcaaactctgggagatagcgaaggacagggaagcctggcgtgctgcagtccatggggtctcagagttggacctgacttagccactgaacaacaaggaaCCTACAATACTTTGATCCTGGCCTTGAACAACTCTGCACAAAGGCCTCCTCAAAAGGAGGagtgtcctgggacttccctggctgtccagtggttaagacaccatggAGCATGGGGTGGATCCCTAGGGatctaggatcccacatgctgagcggctcaaccaaaaagtgaaaaaaaaaaaaaaaaaaaaggagaagcatCTTTCACACTTACACTCTCCACTGAAGCATGTTCCACCACCTCAACCCCGCTGCCCCAAGAATGAGCTGGGACTCTTATTTTGACTCCTATTTTGTTGTGACAGCATCCCTCACCCTAACCCCTTTGtgccgtgcttagtcgctcagtcatgtctgactctttgtgatcccatggactgtagactaccaggcttctccatccaagggattctccaggcaagtgggttgccatttcctggagtgggttgccatttcctcctccaggggatcttcccgacccagggatcaaacccagatctcctgcattgcaggcagactctttaccatctgagccaccagggaagtcaaagtgaaaatcgctcagttgtgtccgactctttgcaaccccatggactgtatagtccatggaattctccaggccagaatcctggaggggGGTACTgatcccttctcgaggggatcttcccaacccagggattgaacacaggtttcccatattgcaggcagattctttaccagttgagccaccagggaagcccctaatcccTATATTTACCTCTAATTCAACAGCTCTGTGGCATTGGCCTAGTTAGTGCCCAGAGCCTTCTCACCACAAAGGCAACAAAATCAGCCCCTGGAGAACGGCCACCCCATTGGCCCCCATTCTCTGGCTCACTGTCAGGAGCTGGGATCCGGTTCAGAGTTTCCAGGTCTCCATGGCCACAAGCCCAAAGTTGCATCGGAAGGTCATGAGAAAAGCCCTCTTGAGAGATCTGCTCTTCACACCCTGGAACTATTCACTGACTCAACACAAAAGAGGAAACTGTTCCAAACCACCTAGGCTGAACCACAGATTCGAGATCTTAACATGGGTCCCAATTCCAAGGGGCACAGCAACCCTCTGATACTGCATACAAAATGtgtccctgcccacctgcctgtgccagagggagggagaggggagttaGAGCTTTCACCAGATCCTCAAAGGGGCCCATGACCCCTACCTCTGGCCCCAAtctgcgccccccccccccccccttattATCATCCCTGGGTCATGCTAGTTGCTCAAGGTCTTTCTCCTATCTAAGGATGTGTCCAGGCCTGAGGCCCCAATCCTGGTCCCTTGCCTCCTGCTCCTTCTAGCTGCAGTAGGTGGACTGGGGCAGGAGTAGGGGTGAATTCAAAGTCAACCCTCCACACACACCCTCCAGCTTCCTGGTGACCTGAGCCAGGTTTCTCTCTCCATCCCAGAGATGCCATCCTCCATGCAAACAGAGGTCCCAAAGACCTCATCGGCCAATAGCAGAGAGGGCCCCATTTCACACTTGATTCCTTGCCGCCAAATCTCATGGTGAGACGACTTCCTCTCTGAGAACTCCTGGCgtccctcacctccttcaggcACACCTGGCCAGCTCCACCCAGGCTGGCAAGATGAGCATGCGTGGCAAGGAAAAGGAACGAGAAGCTCAGGCACCTCCCTAAGTCCTTTCTCCTGGACCGGCTGGCTCAGGGTTCTCAGGACGCCCAGCCAACAGGAGGGCTTACTCCCAGTGCTCAGCAAGCTCCTGCCTGAGCggtaggaggggagggaggtggtccTGTCTCCTAGGTCACCCCTAGGACAACTGAAAAATTCCCAGTCGTTCCCCCTCACCCTCCACTCTCACCGAAAGGAAGAAAATCTAAAAGCTTCCTCCGCTGACATCAGATTCCTCTCCAGGAATTTCCTTTCAGTGTAAATTTCTTGGAACGAAAACTTctttcaaagggaaaagaaacGGACAAGCCCGTGCTAGGTGTAAAACGAACAATGCAAGCCGCAAACAGAGAGGAAAGGATGAATTAGCGCCAACACCACCCCCCTGGAGCTTAGAGCCCGGGGCACCGGGAGCCCGAGGGGCGGGGGCCGAGGGGCGGGGACGGCGCCCGGTGAACTTTCCCTGGCCGAACCGCGGGAGATGCAGCTCCCGGGGGACCGGGTGGGACCAGAGAAAGCGAAGCCGACCCCGGCGGGGGCAGGAAGCGCACCTCCCCTTTTCCTAAAAGGAGCTCAGGCCCTGGCAGGCGCCCCCCGCCACCACCACCCCGCCGCCCCCTGCCAGCCGTCGCCAAGCAGCCGGCTCCCCCCGGCCCGGGCCGAGCGGGGAGGGGCGCCCACACAAAAGGGGCAGCGACTGGGGAAGGGGCTCCGGGCGGCGCCGGCTAGCCGAGGCCTGGCCCGCCTTGCccgcgccgcccgcccgcccgccggcgaCCACCCGCCTCCCCGCGCGCTCCCCTCCCGGTCCCCCGGGTCCCCGCGCGCCCCGCGCGCCCGCGGCCCGGGAgacggcggcggcggcccgggaAGGACACGGAGCCGGACCCGCCGCGCGAGGCTGGGGCGGCGCGGGCTCCCGGCGGCCGCCCTGGGAATCAAACTCGCGCCCGCCCGACCCTCGCGGCGGCGCCTCGGCGAGCGGGCCTGGAAGGTGGGGCCGAGGCGCGCGCGGGCCGGGCGGCGCCGGCGGGGGTGAAGGGGGTCTTACCGAGCAGCCACGCGCGTCCGCTCCCCGCGGGCCGGTGGGGCCGGAGGGgccgggggctgggggcggggcgcggccccgcggcggcggcggcgggcccgGCGCGGCGGCGCGGCCGGGGCGCGGGAGGCGGGGAAAGCGAGGCGCGGCCGGCTTCCTAGCGGCGGGCGGCGCGAAATGCAGCTGTCCCTGCGCGGCCGCCGCGAGGCCACAAGTGGGGCCGCGCGGGGAGGAGCGGGCCTGCGGGCGGGGCGCGGGCCGGGCCGCGGTCCCCAGACCCTCTCCGCAGCCGGCCCCTCGGATAGGGGAGGGAAGCGGGGTCGGGGGCCGCCAGCGACGCCAAtcgcaggggctgggggtggggggttggaggGTGGGGGCCGGGCAAAGACGAGGCGGATCCCCGGGGGACCGACCCCCGCGGCAGCCACGGGGACTCCCGGCTGGAGGGCCGGAGGACGCGATCGGGGACCGTCGGTACCCCGGGCCGCGCGGGGCGTCTTGCGCCTCCCTGCTCCAGGAGCGGCACCAGGAGGGCGCACCCAGGAGAAGGTGGGGCGGGAGACCCGAGAcctcagctgggggtggggggacctaAAAGCAGGGCTGCCCAGAGGGTGTGGCCGCGCCTCTGGGGCCTGGGACAGCTGAAGTGGAGAGGAGGGGGCCCCCGGGGTATTAGGGTTCAGGAGAGGAAACAAAAGGTTGAGATCAGAGGAGATCAAGAAATCAAAGTTATTACCCATTCACATCATTGGATACCACTTGCCATCTCCTCACCTCCTCCCCAGCATACCAGGTCACCTCAGGGGTGTCTGAACTTTGCAAAGATCTCCCAGGGAAGAACGGGAAATCAGCTTTGGCTCTTATTTTTCCGCGTGTTTTAGTTTCACATCCTAATTAGGGGATGGGGGTAGGGCCCATCAGGTGCCAAGCATCCTGCTGCAAAGAGGCGCTACCTAAGGAAGGGACCTGAAACCCATGAAGGGCAGTTCCAGTTCTGCCCCCGGGACAGCTTGCCAAGGACCCACAACCTCCTCCTGGACAACCTGCCTTAGAGACCCACTTGCCCGTCTGGGTACAGATCTTAGAGAACAgcacccccactcccaccaacCAGGGCTTGCACTCCCCCAGCCTGCTGAGACAGGGCTAGAAGACTGTGCTAGCCACAGAGACATCCGAAGGTAAAAACCACAAACCAGAGTGCACCAGACACCCATGTGTCTCCATCATTTGCTTGTCGAGGGTGTTTCTTCAGCAGGTTGGGAACCTAGAAGGGGGAGCAACCTTAGAACCGCACCTTCTGGGGAGGCCTGGGATTGACTAGCCTGTCTAGTTGAGCTCCAGGGCCAGGTTCCCAGACTCCTCTGAGGAcctcctctctcccacccacctCTCCCCAGGCCCCTTCACGCCATGGTATATTCAGTTTTGGGGGCCCTTCAAACTCCTAGAGGTGGCCCCTAGACCCCAGGTTAAAGATCCTTAATCTAGATggactgacccatgcctccatgATGACTCCTGTCTCCTTTCCCAAATGCTCTCCACTAGATTATGTTACACTTGCCCAGAGTGCAGTTCATCTGCCACTTTTCTGCTTACTTGTGAGATCCTGCTGCAGTTCCTCTCCCTGTCGCCTTGGCATTTTGGAGCTGAGAAAATGCATCTGCAAATTTGAAGTTTTGGCTGTTAGGCAAGTGCTGACGGaatcttttcatatattattcATATAGTCATCAGATGAAACTGATCCCTGTGATGGTCGCTCCTCCTTGAAGAATGCTTCTTAGGCATTGGTAACATATGCTTCCTTTCGGGGCTGTCTTCCAGGAGGCTTTTTCTCAGACTGCTTCCCTGCCTCTCACCCGCACTGGGTAACCTCCCTTGCTCCCACCACTGCCTGTGAGCTGAATGTTTCCCAGGATCCCAGGCCAAACCACCCTCCTGGGCTCTAGCCCCACACACCCAGCTGCCTATGGAGGCTCCTCACCTGTGGGACCCTCGGACACCCCAAATGCAAGGAGGCAAGAGGCCCAGAGCATTTCCTTCCCATCCCCATTCCATCTGGCTTCACAGCGGGAAACCTCAGCGTCCGGTGTCCCTTGCCCTGTA
Coding sequences within it:
- the CUEDC1 gene encoding CUE domain-containing protein 1 isoform X2, translated to MGNNFDFLISSDLNLLFPLLNPNTPGAPSSPLQLSQAPEARPHPLGSPAFRSPHPQLRSRVSRPTFSWVRPPGAAPGAGRRKTPRAARGTDGPRSRPPALQPGVPVAAAGVGPPGIRLVFARPPPSNPPPPAPAIGVAGGPRPRFPPLSEGPAAERVWGPRPGPRPARRPAPPRAAPLVASRRPRRDSCISRRPPLGSRPRLAFPASRAPAAPPRRARRRRRGAAPRPQPPAPPAPPARGERTRVAARSWETLLVSVSRNLPVLAFVLPVLELIDSLRRLSHSAGGGDVTCREELTPRNIYLDIHGGGRPGGLFAVLSWILGDTRVVGEGMVGWSLEPAPGCSPAVDDPAASPLRMPRPSLLTRGPRPARA